The following proteins come from a genomic window of Phycisphaeraceae bacterium:
- a CDS encoding aminotransferase class V-fold PLP-dependent enzyme: protein MTDQHVTDVRAGEFPILGKLAFFNHAGVAPISGRAAAAVRAYADQAESLSYLNSHWYSRARQVKRLAARLIGAAGEAEIALIPNTSTGISLVAKGIDWRPGDHVVITNVEYPANRYPWEDLKRFGVEIVEVPQHADGRIDVEDVTQAVTDRTRVVAISHVQYASGYRIDLKPISEMVHNAGGLLCVDAIQSVGAMPVNVSELGIDFLSADGHKWLLSPEGCGIFYCRESLISTLHPNIVGWMNMVNASDYGNYQFEFQRDARRFEPGSYNIPGIMGLGASLELILEYGIENIWSRIESLTARLCDGLRAKGYRVFSPRNNGERSGIVSFIPPAPAVRSVPPLEKIVADLESRGIVIVVREGRLRASPHFYNTPEQIDQLIEALP, encoded by the coding sequence ATGACGGATCAGCATGTGACGGACGTTCGGGCGGGGGAGTTCCCGATTCTGGGGAAGCTGGCGTTTTTCAATCATGCCGGCGTCGCGCCGATCAGCGGCCGCGCCGCCGCAGCCGTCAGAGCTTATGCCGATCAGGCGGAATCCCTGTCCTACCTCAACTCGCACTGGTACTCCCGGGCGCGGCAGGTCAAGCGGCTGGCCGCCCGGCTCATCGGCGCTGCCGGTGAAGCGGAGATCGCTTTGATCCCCAACACCTCGACCGGCATCAGTCTCGTCGCCAAGGGCATCGACTGGCGGCCGGGCGATCATGTCGTCATCACCAACGTCGAATATCCCGCCAACCGTTATCCGTGGGAGGACCTGAAGCGGTTCGGCGTGGAGATCGTCGAGGTGCCGCAACATGCCGATGGCCGCATTGATGTCGAGGATGTCACGCAGGCGGTGACCGATCGCACGCGCGTGGTCGCCATTTCGCATGTGCAGTATGCGTCCGGCTACCGGATCGACCTCAAGCCCATCAGCGAGATGGTTCACAACGCCGGCGGGCTGCTCTGCGTGGATGCGATCCAGAGTGTCGGCGCGATGCCGGTGAACGTCAGCGAGCTGGGGATCGACTTTCTTTCCGCCGACGGCCACAAGTGGCTGCTGTCGCCTGAAGGCTGCGGTATTTTTTATTGCCGTGAAAGTCTCATCTCCACGCTGCATCCCAACATCGTCGGCTGGATGAACATGGTCAACGCCTCCGATTACGGCAACTATCAATTTGAGTTTCAGCGCGACGCGCGAAGGTTTGAGCCTGGCAGCTACAACATTCCCGGCATCATGGGACTCGGTGCGTCACTCGAATTGATCCTCGAATACGGCATCGAAAATATCTGGTCGAGAATTGAGTCGTTGACCGCCCGTCTCTGCGACGGATTACGCGCGAAGGGCTACCGTGTTTTCAGCCCTCGCAACAACGGCGAGCGCAGCGGGATCGTCAGCTTCATCCCGCCTGCACCAGCGGTACGGAGCGTGCCTCCGCTGGAGAAAATCGTCGCGGATCTGGAGTCACGCGGGATCGTCATCGTGGTGCGGGAAGGGCGGCTGCGTGCCAGCCCGCACTTCTACAACACGCCTGAACAAATCGACCAGTTAATCGAAGCATTGCCTTGA
- a CDS encoding DUF2784 domain-containing protein, producing MYKLLADLVALVHAAFIVFVVGGELLIVIGLFRRWRWVRHLPFRIVHLVCIGYVVAEAWLGVNCPLTVWEEQLRVAAKQQGYPRGFIGYWVHQLFFFDAPPWVFTLAYSLFGAAVAATFIWGAPRRSRSAREETSGENARR from the coding sequence ATGTACAAACTCCTCGCTGATCTTGTCGCACTCGTTCATGCAGCGTTCATCGTGTTCGTCGTTGGCGGCGAACTGCTGATCGTCATTGGTCTCTTTCGTCGCTGGCGGTGGGTGCGCCATCTGCCGTTCCGCATTGTGCATCTGGTCTGCATCGGTTACGTCGTTGCGGAGGCGTGGCTCGGCGTGAATTGCCCGCTGACGGTCTGGGAGGAGCAGCTACGTGTAGCGGCGAAGCAGCAGGGTTATCCGCGCGGTTTCATCGGCTACTGGGTGCATCAGCTCTTTTTCTTCGATGCGCCGCCGTGGGTCTTCACGCTCGCCTATTCACTCTTTGGTGCGGCGGTGGCGGCGACGTTCATCTGGGGCGCGCCGCGGCGAAGTCGATCTGCTCGTGAGGAAACTAGCGGAGAAAACGCCCGCCGTTGA
- a CDS encoding NAD-dependent succinate-semialdehyde dehydrogenase, translating to MLTSPLLPQTLGYIAGQWTRGDARSTLTVINPATGEPLAEVPDMGAADTTSAIGAAARVMAEPLPVAQRRDWLRGVSQSLLADKQEFGRIITLENGKPHREGIAETEYAAGFFSYFADQLHHLGPEVLPQPIRGARWTIHHRPAGVAALITPWNFPLAMLAKKIAPALAAGCAVVVKPSELTPLSAIALCAVLERVGVPAGWCNLVCGAPGPIGDVICSHPAVRMVSFTGSTRVGKLLLEKTAPHVKRLALELGGNAPFIVFDDADLYAAVEALMANKFRAGGQTCVCANRIFVQRGILDRFTQAAAQRVSQLRVGNGMDPATDIGPLINRAVFEKVERHVSDALKKGAACLTAAAVTRADSSDRTWGHFYPPTVLTGIRPNMALTQEETFGPVVAVIAFEDEAEAIARANDTPYGLAGYVFTADPQRGQRVAARIQCGHVGINTGTGPTPEAPFGGMKESGLGREGGVEGLLEFCQTQTVADK from the coding sequence GTGCTGACTTCACCGCTTTTACCGCAGACGCTGGGCTACATCGCCGGTCAATGGACGCGAGGCGACGCACGGAGCACGCTGACGGTGATCAATCCTGCCACGGGAGAGCCGCTCGCCGAAGTGCCTGACATGGGAGCAGCGGACACCACCAGCGCAATCGGAGCCGCCGCCCGCGTTATGGCGGAACCGCTTCCCGTCGCGCAACGGCGCGACTGGCTCCGCGGCGTGAGCCAATCGCTGCTGGCTGACAAGCAGGAGTTTGGTCGGATCATCACGCTTGAGAACGGCAAACCGCACCGGGAAGGCATCGCGGAGACCGAGTACGCTGCGGGTTTTTTTTCTTACTTCGCTGATCAGCTTCATCACCTTGGCCCCGAAGTGCTTCCGCAGCCGATTCGCGGTGCGCGGTGGACGATTCATCACCGGCCGGCCGGCGTCGCGGCTCTCATCACGCCGTGGAACTTCCCCCTGGCGATGCTCGCTAAAAAAATTGCCCCCGCGCTGGCGGCCGGTTGTGCCGTCGTCGTCAAGCCTTCCGAGCTGACGCCGCTCTCGGCCATCGCGCTCTGCGCCGTCCTGGAGCGGGTCGGTGTGCCGGCGGGTTGGTGCAATCTCGTCTGCGGCGCGCCGGGACCGATTGGTGATGTGATCTGTTCGCATCCCGCGGTGCGCATGGTGAGTTTCACCGGTTCGACCCGCGTCGGCAAACTTTTGCTGGAAAAAACAGCCCCGCACGTCAAACGTCTGGCGTTGGAGCTTGGCGGCAATGCGCCGTTCATCGTGTTCGATGATGCTGACCTCTATGCCGCGGTCGAAGCTCTGATGGCCAATAAGTTCCGCGCCGGCGGCCAGACGTGCGTCTGTGCCAATCGCATTTTCGTGCAACGCGGAATTCTCGATCGCTTTACACAGGCGGCCGCCCAGCGAGTGTCGCAACTGCGCGTCGGTAACGGCATGGACCCGGCCACGGACATCGGGCCGCTCATCAACCGTGCCGTGTTTGAGAAAGTGGAACGCCACGTCTCCGATGCCCTGAAAAAAGGAGCCGCATGTCTGACCGCAGCAGCGGTCACCCGCGCGGACTCGTCCGACCGGACGTGGGGACACTTTTACCCGCCGACGGTTCTCACCGGCATCAGGCCGAACATGGCGCTCACGCAGGAGGAAACCTTTGGCCCGGTGGTGGCGGTGATAGCTTTTGAGGATGAAGCGGAAGCGATCGCCCGTGCTAACGACACGCCTTACGGACTGGCGGGGTACGTCTTCACCGCTGACCCGCAGCGTGGTCAGCGCGTTGCCGCACGAATCCAGTGCGGACACGTCGGCATCAACACCGGTACCGGCCCGACACCTGAAGCGCCCTTCGGCGGCATGAAGGAGTCCGGTCTCGGACGAGAGGGCGGCGTCGAGGGACTTTTGGAGTTCTGCCAGACGCAGACCGTCGCCGACAAGTAA
- a CDS encoding tRNA-dihydrouridine synthase, with protein sequence MLRIGSVTLATNVLLAPIAGYCDLAFRLIVRSISGPSGGVGLACTDLLCPQALLSENHKSMWLAATCPEDQPLCMQLYGAQADILAQAARWAETHGATTIDINMGCPVDKVTKKNGGSMLLCTPDSTIALARQVVEAVKIPVTAKLRLGWSDDQIVAPTLAPRLADVGIAAITIHGRTTQQMFKPSVRLDGIARVVEAVKAKHPAVPVIGNGDIKTPADAKHMIAVTGCDGVMIARGALGQPWIFRDTAHLLRTGQTLAPLPRSERARIVLRHFENLLRLRSSIGSHAPHSRGGNPIDPERIALNTIKSRISWYSAHLQPWPMLRGKVQAITSADEFREFMLRGIEQIEADDEPAPLATV encoded by the coding sequence ATGCTTCGCATCGGTTCCGTCACGCTTGCGACTAACGTCCTGCTCGCTCCGATTGCCGGCTACTGCGATCTGGCGTTCCGCTTGATCGTGCGCTCAATCAGCGGGCCGTCGGGCGGAGTCGGTTTGGCGTGTACCGATCTGCTCTGCCCGCAGGCGTTGCTCTCGGAAAATCACAAATCCATGTGGCTGGCCGCGACGTGTCCGGAGGACCAGCCGTTGTGCATGCAGCTTTACGGTGCGCAGGCCGACATCCTCGCTCAGGCGGCACGCTGGGCTGAGACTCACGGCGCCACGACCATCGACATCAACATGGGCTGTCCCGTCGATAAGGTCACGAAAAAAAACGGCGGCTCGATGCTCCTCTGCACGCCCGACAGCACCATCGCGCTGGCACGGCAAGTGGTCGAAGCGGTAAAAATCCCCGTCACCGCCAAGCTGCGGCTCGGCTGGAGCGATGACCAGATCGTCGCGCCGACGCTTGCGCCTCGCCTCGCCGATGTCGGCATCGCGGCGATCACGATTCATGGCCGGACCACGCAGCAGATGTTCAAGCCCAGTGTCCGGCTCGATGGGATCGCGCGGGTCGTCGAAGCGGTGAAGGCGAAACATCCCGCTGTGCCGGTCATTGGTAACGGCGACATCAAGACGCCCGCCGATGCGAAGCACATGATTGCCGTCACCGGCTGTGACGGTGTGATGATCGCCCGCGGCGCGCTGGGCCAGCCGTGGATTTTCCGTGATACCGCTCATCTGTTGCGCACAGGTCAGACACTTGCGCCGCTGCCCCGTTCCGAACGTGCCCGAATCGTGCTGCGTCATTTTGAAAATCTGCTGCGTTTGCGCAGCTCGATCGGCTCGCACGCACCGCATAGCCGGGGAGGTAATCCGATTGACCCTGAACGGATCGCGCTCAACACGATCAAGTCACGGATCAGTTGGTACTCCGCCCATCTCCAGCCGTGGCCGATGCTCCGAGGCAAGGTGCAGGCGATCACTTCCGCTGATGAGTTCCGGGAGTTCATGCTCCGGGGGATCGAACAGATCGAGGCCGACGACGAACCGGCTCCGCTGGCGACGGTCTGA
- a CDS encoding RraA family protein: protein MINIDELLGLKRWNTPTIYNGWEQITKGDAGRDAFNLEETRDFMPQMGPMVGYALTLVIEPSNRQHRADNPGAFSEFRRYLASVSGPKIVVVQDLDKPALYGSFWGEVMSSIARSLGCVGTITDGGIRDLDEMTGAGFKALARRLCVGHAHVIPVRWGEPVVVFGRRIEPGQLIHADKHGFLAIPRGEEKNLLEAARFMDQNECNTVIDAAVNTAGKSIDQVLSGIDESVVRFSAAAKAKFGNKGEW from the coding sequence ATGATTAACATTGATGAACTCCTTGGTCTCAAACGCTGGAATACACCCACGATCTACAACGGCTGGGAGCAGATCACCAAAGGCGATGCCGGCCGAGATGCTTTCAACCTTGAAGAAACGCGCGACTTCATGCCGCAGATGGGACCGATGGTCGGTTATGCCCTGACACTGGTCATCGAGCCGAGCAATCGACAGCATCGTGCGGACAACCCGGGGGCATTCAGCGAGTTTCGTCGATACCTTGCGAGTGTCAGCGGGCCAAAGATCGTGGTCGTGCAGGATCTCGACAAACCCGCTCTCTACGGATCATTCTGGGGCGAAGTGATGTCGAGTATCGCCAGGTCGCTTGGTTGTGTCGGCACGATCACCGACGGCGGCATCCGTGACCTCGACGAAATGACCGGGGCTGGTTTCAAGGCTCTGGCTCGGCGGCTTTGTGTCGGTCATGCTCATGTAATTCCCGTGCGGTGGGGCGAACCGGTCGTCGTCTTTGGCCGGCGCATCGAACCCGGACAACTCATCCATGCCGATAAGCACGGATTTCTCGCCATCCCCAGAGGCGAGGAGAAAAATCTGCTCGAAGCCGCCCGCTTTATGGATCAGAACGAGTGCAACACGGTGATCGACGCAGCGGTCAACACGGCGGGCAAGTCCATCGACCAGGTGCTGAGCGGCATTGATGAATCGGTCGTTCGCTTCAGCGCAGCAGCCAAAGCGAAGTTCGGCAACAAGGGCGAGTGGTAG
- a CDS encoding amidohydrolase family protein, whose protein sequence is MATTDILAIDCHAHYGDCTDKNPHTNYCMSADAATVVERATASRIQFTIASPLLGLFPRGKADAVKGNEEAARIVPQTPGLLQLAIVNPLQPETFEQARQMLQSRTCVGLKFHPEEHRYPITEHGEKLFAFAAQMRASVMVHSGEALSLPDDYVVFANRYPEMKLLLAHIGCSHVGDLTIQCRAIQKSRHGNVWADTSSAMSIIPRNIEWTVSQVGAERVCFGTDTPLYVTAMQRARIDHAELTDQQKRLILRENAFNLFPKLALHVGQAMATA, encoded by the coding sequence ATGGCCACCACCGACATCCTCGCCATCGACTGTCACGCCCACTACGGCGACTGCACCGATAAAAATCCGCATACGAACTACTGCATGTCCGCCGATGCAGCCACGGTTGTCGAGCGGGCGACCGCCTCACGGATCCAGTTCACCATCGCTTCGCCATTGCTGGGGCTTTTTCCGCGCGGGAAGGCTGACGCCGTTAAGGGCAATGAGGAAGCGGCCCGCATCGTCCCGCAGACGCCCGGCCTGCTCCAACTGGCGATTGTCAATCCGCTCCAGCCGGAGACTTTTGAGCAGGCGAGGCAAATGCTCCAGTCCAGGACGTGCGTCGGCCTGAAGTTTCACCCGGAGGAGCATCGCTACCCCATCACCGAGCACGGCGAGAAGCTGTTCGCCTTCGCTGCCCAGATGAGAGCTTCCGTCATGGTGCACAGCGGCGAGGCGCTGAGCCTGCCCGATGATTACGTCGTCTTTGCCAATCGCTACCCGGAAATGAAACTCCTGCTGGCGCACATCGGATGCAGCCATGTGGGCGATCTGACGATCCAGTGTCGGGCGATTCAGAAAAGCAGGCACGGCAACGTATGGGCGGATACGTCCAGCGCGATGAGCATCATCCCGCGCAACATCGAGTGGACGGTCAGCCAGGTCGGCGCGGAGCGCGTCTGCTTCGGCACGGATACGCCGCTCTACGTCACAGCCATGCAGCGGGCCAGGATCGATCATGCGGAGCTGACGGATCAGCAGAAGCGGCTGATCCTGCGGGAAAATGCGTTCAATCTGTTCCCGAAACTCGCGCTGCACGTCGGGCAGGCGATGGCGACCGCGTAA
- a CDS encoding bifunctional folylpolyglutamate synthase/dihydrofolate synthase, with the protein MPTSTMKTKRHSGKSSSHTAKKAAPAKSHTASGGSNYQAMLRWLYEHTDYERLRIVPYNSKTFNLERVRKLLGHLDDPHKELKCVHVAGTKGKGSTCAMLASMLQACGYTVGLYTSPHLVDIRERIQIDGQMISHADLADLLKQIEKIEDKFGDHPPSFFEIITAAALRYFADQAVDIVVLETGLGGRLDATNVVTPLVCGLTHISLDHMNILGRDLGTIAKEKAGIMKKGVPVISVEQDPAVVRSFEEAAAAVSAPLEFTGKEIDFSYRFEANRELGPHTRVCITTPTSRWEHLAVPMRGEHQAFNCGLALAMLDKLKAHGFNIPEEKMVAGLTATQLHGRMEQINTEPRILIDGAHNATSIQALIRALGAHIQYDSLVVIFGCGQDKDVNGMLKQLALGADKIIFTKARTNPRASEPEELMSKFNDLSGKMAQVAPTLEDALRLAGRAVSREDLIIVTGSFYLAGEAKKYFGDQANAIKRAKAGR; encoded by the coding sequence ATGCCGACCTCCACCATGAAAACCAAGCGCCACTCCGGCAAGTCTTCCTCGCACACCGCCAAAAAAGCTGCCCCCGCCAAGTCGCACACCGCTTCGGGTGGCAGCAACTATCAGGCGATGCTTCGCTGGCTATACGAGCACACCGACTACGAGCGTCTCCGCATCGTGCCTTACAACAGCAAGACGTTCAACCTTGAGCGTGTGCGCAAACTTCTGGGGCACCTCGACGACCCGCACAAGGAACTCAAATGCGTTCACGTCGCCGGCACCAAGGGCAAGGGTTCGACCTGTGCCATGCTCGCGTCGATGCTTCAGGCGTGCGGGTACACCGTGGGGCTTTACACCAGCCCGCACCTGGTGGATATCCGCGAGAGGATTCAGATTGACGGTCAGATGATCAGTCATGCCGACCTGGCCGACCTGCTCAAGCAGATCGAAAAGATCGAGGATAAGTTCGGCGATCATCCGCCGAGCTTTTTCGAGATCATCACCGCTGCGGCTCTGCGCTACTTCGCAGATCAGGCGGTGGATATCGTGGTATTGGAAACGGGACTGGGCGGACGTCTCGATGCGACGAACGTGGTCACGCCTTTGGTCTGCGGGCTGACGCACATCAGTCTCGACCACATGAACATCCTCGGCCGGGATCTTGGGACGATCGCCAAGGAAAAGGCCGGCATCATGAAGAAGGGCGTGCCGGTCATCAGCGTCGAGCAGGACCCAGCCGTTGTCCGCTCGTTTGAGGAAGCCGCAGCAGCGGTCAGTGCTCCGCTGGAGTTTACGGGCAAGGAGATCGACTTCAGCTATCGCTTCGAGGCCAACCGCGAGTTAGGCCCGCACACGCGCGTGTGCATCACCACGCCGACGAGCCGCTGGGAGCACCTCGCGGTGCCGATGCGTGGTGAACACCAGGCGTTCAACTGCGGCCTTGCCCTGGCGATGCTCGACAAGCTCAAGGCCCACGGCTTCAACATCCCGGAAGAAAAAATGGTCGCCGGCCTGACCGCGACGCAGCTTCACGGTCGGATGGAGCAGATCAACACCGAGCCGCGCATCCTGATCGACGGCGCGCACAACGCGACCTCGATTCAGGCCCTCATCCGCGCACTGGGCGCCCACATCCAGTACGACTCACTGGTGGTGATCTTCGGATGCGGCCAGGACAAAGACGTCAACGGCATGCTCAAGCAGCTCGCGCTGGGTGCGGACAAGATCATCTTCACCAAGGCTCGCACGAATCCCCGCGCCAGCGAGCCGGAGGAGTTGATGTCCAAGTTCAACGACCTGTCGGGCAAGATGGCGCAGGTCGCACCGACGCTGGAGGACGCCCTGCGTCTGGCCGGTCGTGCGGTCAGCCGCGAAGACCTCATCATCGTCACCGGCAGCTTCTACCTGGCAGGCGAAGCGAAGAAATACTTCGGCGATCAGGCCAACGCGATCAAACGGGCTAAGGCCGGCCGGTAA
- a CDS encoding SDR family oxidoreductase, with protein sequence MTVNRAFDLSGRAALVTGAGVGIGQAVAVALGAAGAKVSIHYNSSRAGADETLRQIRAGGGEGAVIQGDLTREDDANAVVDAAVEKLGRLDILVNNAGALLERATIEGCSLDLWNRTLTANLTSAFLVTKRAIPSLRKSGKGSIINILSLSVQTGGANGAGAYGAAKGGLLTFTRTLARELAPQVRTNAVMPGVIETRHHEVASSAEAMENYRRQTPLARNGKAEEVANAVLFLASDAASFTNGSLLDINGGRFLR encoded by the coding sequence ATGACAGTAAATCGCGCTTTCGATCTTTCGGGTAGAGCAGCATTGGTGACCGGGGCTGGAGTCGGGATCGGTCAGGCGGTGGCGGTCGCGCTGGGTGCCGCTGGCGCAAAGGTGTCGATCCACTACAACTCCAGCCGGGCCGGCGCGGACGAGACGCTCCGCCAAATCCGTGCTGGCGGCGGCGAAGGCGCAGTCATCCAGGGCGACCTGACGCGCGAAGATGACGCCAATGCCGTCGTCGATGCAGCCGTTGAAAAACTGGGGCGGCTGGACATTCTCGTCAACAATGCCGGCGCGTTGCTGGAGCGTGCCACGATCGAGGGTTGCTCACTCGACCTGTGGAACCGCACGCTGACGGCGAATCTCACCAGTGCTTTTCTGGTGACGAAACGCGCGATCCCCTCGCTGCGGAAAAGCGGCAAAGGCTCGATCATCAACATCCTCTCGCTGTCGGTCCAGACCGGCGGGGCGAACGGTGCCGGAGCCTATGGCGCAGCCAAGGGCGGCCTGCTCACTTTCACACGGACATTGGCGCGCGAGCTGGCTCCGCAGGTAAGGACCAACGCGGTAATGCCCGGCGTGATCGAGACGCGACATCACGAGGTCGCCAGCAGTGCCGAAGCGATGGAGAACTACCGCAGGCAGACGCCGCTGGCGCGCAACGGCAAGGCCGAGGAAGTCGCCAACGCGGTGCTGTTTCTGGCGAGCGATGCGGCGAGCTTTACCAACGGCTCGCTGCTCGACATCAACGGCGGGCGTTTTCTCCGCTAG